A section of the Flavobacterium ardleyense genome encodes:
- a CDS encoding acyltransferase, whose translation MIYEFQGFIPVVHPSSFVHPLAAVIGNVIIGKDVYVGPGAAIRGDWGEIIIEDGCNVQENCTIHMFPGKSITLKKGAHIGHGAIIHGANIGANCLVGMNAVLMDDVSLGDECIVGALTFIKGGTEIPNRKMVVGNPAKIIKDITDDMIAWKTKGTALYQKLPGQCHETLKEVEPLREIPEDRPAAQEALYQTLEEFKNK comes from the coding sequence ATGATTTACGAATTTCAAGGATTTATTCCGGTTGTGCATCCAAGTAGTTTTGTACATCCACTTGCAGCAGTAATTGGGAATGTAATTATTGGCAAAGATGTTTATGTTGGCCCAGGCGCTGCGATTCGTGGTGATTGGGGCGAAATAATTATTGAGGATGGTTGCAATGTTCAAGAAAACTGTACAATTCACATGTTTCCAGGAAAGTCGATTACTTTGAAAAAAGGTGCGCACATTGGACACGGAGCAATTATTCACGGAGCAAATATCGGTGCGAATTGCCTTGTGGGAATGAACGCTGTATTAATGGATGATGTTTCACTTGGAGACGAGTGCATTGTTGGGGCTTTGACTTTTATAAAAGGAGGAACAGAAATTCCGAATAGAAAAATGGTGGTTGGAAATCCTGCGAAAATCATAAAAGATATTACCGATGATATGATTGCTTGGAAAACAAAAGGTACTGCATTGTATCAAAAGTTACCAGGACAATGTCACGAAACGCTTAAAGAAGTTGAGCCATTGCGAGAAATTCCTGAAGATAGGCCGGCAGCACAAGAAGCATTGTATCAGACGTTGGAAGAATTTAAAAATAAATAG
- a CDS encoding enoyl-CoA hydratase/isomerase family protein, whose product MTEAYVKQHIENNIATIEFFHPEQNSLPGEILGKLAATIEAAGKNDEIKIIILKSGGDRTFCAGASFGELISINDAATGKVFFSGFANVINAMRKCPKFIIGRIQGKTVGGGVGIAAAADYCMASKFASIKLSELNVGIGPFVVSPAIERKIGVSGMSQIAIDANTFYDANWAKDKGLYANVFESIEELDQATLAMATHLCTYNPEAMMEMKKIFWRGCDNWDELLEERAAISGRLVLSDFTKETLKRFK is encoded by the coding sequence ATGACAGAAGCATACGTAAAACAACATATAGAAAATAATATTGCTACGATTGAATTTTTTCATCCAGAGCAAAATTCACTTCCTGGTGAAATACTAGGAAAACTTGCTGCTACTATTGAAGCAGCAGGAAAAAACGACGAAATAAAAATCATCATTCTTAAGAGTGGTGGTGATAGAACTTTCTGTGCAGGAGCAAGTTTTGGAGAATTAATTTCGATCAATGACGCTGCTACAGGAAAAGTTTTCTTTTCGGGATTTGCCAATGTTATAAATGCAATGCGCAAATGTCCTAAATTTATCATCGGAAGAATTCAAGGAAAAACTGTTGGTGGAGGAGTAGGAATTGCCGCTGCTGCAGATTACTGTATGGCATCGAAATTCGCTTCTATCAAACTAAGTGAATTGAATGTTGGAATCGGACCATTTGTGGTAAGTCCAGCAATCGAGCGTAAAATTGGAGTTTCGGGAATGTCTCAAATTGCAATTGATGCGAATACTTTTTATGATGCCAATTGGGCAAAAGACAAAGGTTTGTATGCAAATGTTTTCGAAAGCATCGAAGAGCTTGATCAAGCAACTTTAGCAATGGCAACGCATTTATGCACGTACAATCCTGAAGCAATGATGGAAATGAAAAAGATCTTTTGGCGCGGTTGCGACAATTGGGATGAACTTCTTGAGGAAAGAGCAGCAATTTCTGGGAGACTGGTTTTGTCTGATTTCACGAAGGAAACGCTTAAGAGATTTAAGTAG